From Halanaerobiaceae bacterium ANBcell28, one genomic window encodes:
- a CDS encoding heme NO-binding domain-containing protein, protein MKGTIVNTWLKTIEKLYNKEIIVKTKSKLNWDDDLIITPLMDIDDQRVFELIEAIANNLNISTSKLWHEIGVENINSFSNWFPSYFKGRTLKNFLLMMDTVHLQLTKMIPGANPPRLKANTIDKKTIEIKYESQRGLFDYFLGLLEGSANFFSEEISIEELKREETATPKSLTVRIEFAESLTNKKSYFISKVLSFGIFRKIKYKTAITSLLASIISLLSLNKIIEFNNESWLHITGLAVFTALITGLVTHFISSPIKELKKELAELKELNFDNSNTIVTMDEFSDLQSELNNVKNKVKEDILFLKGGTDDMHNFTKDFVNIADKMSTVSNHISQVVTEVANGAQEQAAETENSVYIVNNNVNKINELVEEGNESKLNLEEAVTSIKKSANEVQDVNKRIIETRDAFANVNEMGLELSKRISNIMEIVNTVSDIASQTNLLSLNASIEAARSSDNSRGFAVVADEIRDLAEDSQEAGDSIKKNLEEFTDHVKELVNGISNQFQNLEESYHLLENVSTSNKNSSSNIEIATQQLVGIVDNLNLETKKIVKVLDNLNSLAAIAEENSASSEEMSASVNDYSEKIEEMTGYIGQMEVLVHNFKENLSNYRI, encoded by the coding sequence ATGAAAGGAACAATAGTTAACACCTGGCTAAAAACAATTGAAAAATTATATAATAAAGAAATTATCGTAAAAACAAAAAGTAAACTTAATTGGGATGATGATTTGATTATCACACCATTAATGGATATTGACGATCAGAGGGTTTTTGAATTAATCGAAGCAATTGCAAATAATTTAAACATAAGTACAAGTAAGTTATGGCATGAAATTGGCGTCGAAAATATAAATTCCTTTTCTAATTGGTTTCCATCATATTTCAAAGGACGTACATTAAAAAACTTTTTATTAATGATGGATACTGTTCATCTTCAACTTACTAAGATGATTCCTGGAGCTAATCCACCTCGCTTAAAGGCAAATACTATTGACAAGAAAACAATTGAAATAAAATATGAATCACAGCGTGGTTTGTTTGATTATTTCCTCGGCTTATTAGAAGGTTCAGCAAACTTCTTTTCAGAAGAAATCTCTATTGAGGAATTAAAGCGAGAAGAAACAGCTACCCCAAAAAGCCTAACTGTGAGAATAGAATTTGCTGAATCTCTGACTAACAAAAAATCATATTTTATCAGCAAAGTATTATCTTTTGGTATCTTTAGAAAAATAAAATACAAGACAGCTATTACGTCTCTATTAGCTTCTATCATTAGTTTATTATCATTAAATAAAATAATTGAGTTCAATAATGAATCCTGGCTACATATTACGGGACTAGCAGTCTTTACTGCTCTAATTACAGGCTTAGTAACACACTTTATTAGCAGTCCTATCAAAGAATTGAAGAAAGAACTTGCAGAGTTAAAAGAACTGAATTTTGACAATTCTAATACCATAGTTACCATGGATGAATTTTCAGACTTACAAAGTGAATTAAATAATGTTAAAAATAAAGTTAAAGAAGACATCCTTTTCCTAAAAGGTGGTACTGATGATATGCATAATTTCACAAAAGACTTTGTAAATATTGCTGACAAAATGAGTACTGTGTCTAATCATATATCCCAAGTAGTGACCGAAGTAGCAAATGGAGCACAGGAACAAGCAGCAGAAACTGAGAATTCTGTCTACATTGTTAATAATAATGTTAATAAAATAAATGAATTAGTTGAAGAAGGAAATGAGAGCAAGCTTAATTTAGAAGAAGCAGTTACGAGTATAAAAAAATCAGCTAATGAAGTACAAGATGTCAACAAAAGAATTATCGAAACTAGAGATGCCTTTGCCAATGTTAATGAAATGGGTCTTGAACTATCTAAAAGAATATCTAATATTATGGAAATTGTGAACACAGTTTCCGATATTGCAAGCCAAACAAATCTACTCTCTCTTAATGCCTCTATTGAGGCTGCCCGTTCAAGTGATAATAGTCGTGGATTTGCTGTTGTTGCAGATGAGATCAGAGATTTAGCTGAAGATTCCCAAGAAGCTGGTGACAGTATCAAGAAAAACCTTGAAGAATTTACTGATCACGTTAAAGAACTAGTAAACGGTATAAGTAATCAGTTTCAAAACCTTGAAGAAAGTTATCACTTATTAGAAAACGTATCGACTTCAAATAAAAATTCAAGTTCAAATATAGAGATAGCAACCCAACAATTAGTCGGTATCGTCGATAATTTAAATTTAGAAACAAAAAAAATAGTTAAAGTCTTAGACAACTTAAATTCTTTAGCTGCTATCGCTGAAGAAAATTCCGCATCATCTGAAGAAATGAGTGCCAGTGTTAATGACTACTCTGAAAAGATAGAAGAAATGACAGGCTATATTGGACAAATGGAAGTATTAGTCCATAACTTTAAAGAAAACTTAAGTAATTATAGAATATAA
- a CDS encoding efflux RND transporter periplasmic adaptor subunit, producing the protein MKKILIIVGVVIVLVAGFILATGDSEQVSGPARMVTVVEAEEEAMITTVSADGRAVPELEREVKGNLNGTLDEVFVERGSFVEKGRAIYRMDDNRLLSSLETARLDLHEARGNYQSLLDNYNNQDRRNNLRLEESRRNLEIQLLSYQNEENSLNERKTNLEDQMLESKENMEKALETLEDNRILYERDAIPYNTLKQHEDNYRQAKRNYDRAKSNYELFINNTIVNSLELAQLRVANARNQLESLEASIEADKITEKDLELARNRVRRVESQIRDIERDIERITAYAPITGTVIEIGVKEGDTVVEGATVAKIADLSSFIIEAMVDEIHINRVALDQEVNVSSDAFDEELEGIVQFIAPSGSQVGNLNKYQVDILVSDDKGLLRPSMHRVSPFFYGKQTKSYQQV; encoded by the coding sequence ATGAAAAAGATTTTAATAATTGTAGGGGTTGTTATTGTACTTGTTGCAGGTTTTATACTAGCTACAGGCGATAGTGAACAGGTTTCAGGACCTGCTAGAATGGTTACTGTTGTCGAAGCTGAAGAAGAAGCTATGATAACTACTGTGTCAGCTGATGGTAGAGCAGTTCCTGAATTAGAGAGGGAAGTAAAAGGGAATTTAAATGGTACTTTAGATGAAGTTTTTGTTGAGAGAGGTTCTTTTGTAGAAAAAGGTCGGGCTATTTATCGTATGGATGATAATAGGTTGCTAAGTTCTTTGGAAACAGCCAGGCTTGATTTACATGAAGCAAGAGGGAATTATCAGAGCTTGTTGGATAATTATAATAATCAGGATAGGCGTAATAATTTAAGATTAGAGGAAAGTCGTAGAAATTTAGAGATTCAATTATTGTCTTATCAAAATGAAGAGAACTCTTTAAATGAACGCAAGACTAATTTAGAGGATCAAATGCTTGAAAGTAAAGAAAATATGGAAAAGGCTTTAGAGACTCTTGAGGATAATAGAATACTATACGAAAGGGATGCTATCCCATATAATACTTTGAAGCAGCATGAAGATAATTACAGGCAGGCTAAACGTAATTATGATAGAGCAAAGTCAAATTATGAGCTTTTTATTAACAATACAATTGTAAATTCTCTAGAACTGGCTCAGCTGAGAGTGGCTAATGCTAGAAATCAACTAGAATCTCTTGAAGCTAGTATTGAAGCTGATAAAATTACTGAAAAGGATTTAGAATTAGCTAGAAATCGTGTAAGAAGGGTAGAAAGTCAAATTAGAGATATAGAAAGAGATATAGAAAGAATTACTGCTTATGCTCCAATCACCGGTACTGTAATTGAAATTGGAGTAAAAGAAGGCGATACAGTTGTTGAGGGGGCTACTGTGGCTAAGATTGCTGACCTATCAAGCTTTATTATTGAGGCTATGGTTGATGAGATACATATAAATCGGGTAGCTTTAGATCAGGAAGTAAATGTAAGTAGTGATGCTTTTGATGAAGAATTAGAAGGTATAGTGCAGTTTATTGCCCCTTCTGGTAGTCAAGTTGGCAATTTAAATAAATATCAGGTTGATATCTTAGTGAGTGATGATAAAGGTTTATTACGTCCTAGTATGCATAGAGTTTCCCCATTTTTTTATGGTAAACAAACCAAAAGTTATCAACAAGTAA
- a CDS encoding HD domain-containing phosphohydrolase, which yields MSGFRKIDTEELQAGMKVARGVENSYGALLVSAGMILDDNLIKKLKRTGVDQIVIYDESEEQINKNFSSFSEQYQSNINNLKILFNSVEKKREMDYFHVKDIADKAVTMDTNRDIVTMLSVIRDVDEYTYTHSINVGLLAMMFGRWAGLDKVRVKQLLYAGILHDIGKTRVPDEVLNKNGKLTKDEFEVIKLHTVHGYEMVKKCNLLPESVARAVLLHHERNNGIGYPFAFKKEKIPFMARVLAIVDTYDAMTSDRVYKAHRPPFDVFRLFEEDLQSYDFLLAKIFMSNMAQYYLGEVIELEDNQKGEIVYINPSNISRPIISINNEFIDLSESNLKIKEVYVKDQIDENIRKEFEF from the coding sequence ATGTCAGGTTTTCGTAAAATTGATACTGAGGAATTACAGGCAGGGATGAAGGTTGCAAGAGGTGTAGAAAATAGTTATGGCGCCTTATTAGTTTCGGCTGGTATGATCCTTGATGATAATCTAATAAAAAAGTTGAAGAGAACTGGTGTAGATCAAATAGTAATATATGATGAATCTGAAGAACAGATAAATAAGAACTTTTCTAGTTTTTCCGAACAATATCAGAGTAATATAAATAATTTAAAAATTCTTTTTAATTCTGTAGAAAAGAAGCGAGAAATGGATTACTTTCATGTAAAGGATATTGCTGATAAAGCAGTTACAATGGATACAAATAGAGATATAGTCACTATGTTGAGTGTTATAAGAGATGTAGATGAATACACGTATACACACTCAATTAATGTTGGCCTTTTAGCTATGATGTTTGGGCGCTGGGCGGGATTAGATAAAGTACGTGTTAAACAACTGCTTTATGCGGGGATTTTACATGATATAGGAAAGACTAGAGTTCCAGATGAAGTCTTGAATAAAAATGGTAAATTAACTAAAGATGAGTTTGAAGTAATCAAATTACATACGGTACATGGCTATGAAATGGTAAAAAAGTGTAATTTATTACCAGAAAGTGTGGCTAGAGCTGTTTTGTTGCATCATGAGCGTAATAATGGGATAGGGTACCCTTTTGCTTTTAAAAAAGAAAAAATTCCTTTTATGGCTAGAGTTTTAGCTATAGTAGATACTTATGATGCTATGACTTCAGATAGGGTCTATAAAGCTCATAGGCCACCATTTGATGTTTTTCGCTTATTTGAAGAGGACCTGCAAAGTTATGATTTTCTTCTTGCTAAAATATTTATGAGCAATATGGCACAATATTATCTTGGTGAGGTTATTGAACTAGAAGATAATCAAAAGGGAGAAATAGTCTATATTAATCCCTCTAATATTTCCAGACCGATTATTTCTATAAATAACGAGTTTATTGATTTATCAGAAAGCAACTTAAAGATTAAGGAAGTCTATGTAAAAGATCAAATTGACGAAAATATAAGAAAAGAGTTTGAGTTCTAA
- a CDS encoding LysM peptidoglycan-binding domain-containing protein translates to MKKFISTFALISFLILFSATQVMAATYTVKSGDSLWTISQEVGLSIEEIVEMNDLGNVNSIHIGQELKIAEEESIKTSTSYTVRSGDLLWRIADEFGVKIQEIIEHNNLEAPNFFIYIGQTLSIPVEEEVSEPVDVYLTYTVKAGDILWNIAQGFDTTVQELVELNNIENAFDLYVGRELMIPVSEDINDNEPVDEDNNRGQDRDRNRGRRNDRNRENDTDNNYVPYVFHRVNEGESIWNIANTFGISTRELMRANSIDSTRDLHIGDVLIISLNESNRNLSSIINNSRRVNNSYRVLRNESLEDIAEFYDVPEEGIRTINNMTANEEVYTGQRLLMPVNAAHFNEHKMHRVADGGEYIFDIAYEYGVSIRSILKANYLRDNNTRFEEGTAVLVPQDQSSRATWISYENGRPVNSWFGNRR, encoded by the coding sequence ATGAAAAAATTTATATCAACATTCGCATTAATTTCATTTTTAATATTGTTTTCTGCAACACAAGTAATGGCAGCCACTTATACAGTAAAGAGCGGTGATTCCCTCTGGACAATCTCACAAGAAGTAGGACTTAGCATAGAGGAAATTGTTGAGATGAATGACCTTGGAAATGTGAATTCAATTCATATAGGTCAAGAATTAAAAATTGCTGAAGAAGAAAGTATAAAAACAAGCACAAGCTATACTGTTAGATCAGGGGATCTTCTCTGGAGAATTGCTGATGAATTTGGTGTTAAAATTCAAGAGATCATTGAGCATAACAATTTAGAAGCTCCTAATTTCTTTATTTATATTGGACAAACATTATCAATTCCAGTAGAAGAAGAAGTTAGTGAACCTGTAGATGTTTACTTGACTTATACAGTAAAAGCAGGTGATATTCTCTGGAATATAGCTCAAGGATTTGATACAACAGTCCAAGAGCTAGTTGAATTAAATAATATTGAAAATGCCTTTGATCTCTATGTTGGTAGAGAACTTATGATTCCTGTAAGTGAAGATATTAACGATAATGAGCCTGTAGATGAAGATAATAATAGGGGTCAAGATAGAGATAGAAATAGAGGTAGACGTAACGACAGAAATAGAGAAAACGATACAGATAATAACTATGTACCTTATGTTTTCCACAGAGTAAATGAAGGTGAAAGCATCTGGAATATAGCTAATACCTTTGGTATTAGTACTAGGGAACTTATGAGAGCAAATAGTATCGATAGCACTAGAGATCTTCATATTGGAGATGTATTGATAATATCTCTAAATGAATCAAATCGTAATCTAAGCTCTATAATTAATAATAGTAGAAGAGTAAATAACAGCTATAGAGTATTAAGAAATGAAAGTCTAGAAGATATTGCTGAATTCTATGATGTTCCCGAAGAAGGAATCAGAACTATCAACAATATGACAGCTAATGAAGAAGTTTATACAGGACAAAGATTATTAATGCCTGTTAATGCTGCTCACTTCAATGAACACAAAATGCACAGGGTAGCTGACGGTGGAGAATATATCTTTGACATTGCTTATGAATATGGTGTTTCCATTAGATCTATTTTGAAAGCAAATTATCTAAGAGATAATAACACTAGATTTGAAGAAGGAACTGCTGTACTAGTACCACAAGATCAAAGCAGCAGAGCTACCTGGATAAGTTATGAAAATGGCAGACCAGTTAATTCCTGGTTTGGAAACAGACGATAG
- a CDS encoding YbaB/EbfC family nucleoid-associated protein: MDMNNMNILEKIETIKKRLAELKEELAEIKVEGQDENKTITAVVSGKGQILDYNLNLGQIGALNKETLIKAVVDASNNGLKAAKEIEANKRKEIIGELNLPDMPGLF, from the coding sequence ATGGACATGAACAATATGAACATACTGGAAAAAATCGAGACAATAAAGAAAAGGCTGGCTGAATTAAAAGAAGAACTAGCAGAAATAAAAGTAGAAGGACAAGATGAAAACAAGACTATTACAGCAGTTGTAAGTGGTAAAGGACAAATCTTAGATTACAATTTAAATCTAGGGCAAATAGGTGCTCTAAATAAAGAAACACTTATAAAAGCAGTTGTAGACGCCAGTAATAACGGTTTAAAAGCAGCTAAAGAAATTGAAGCAAATAAAAGAAAAGAAATAATAGGAGAGCTAAACCTCCCTGATATGCCTGGTCTTTTTTAG